From the genome of Spinacia oleracea cultivar Varoflay chromosome 2, BTI_SOV_V1, whole genome shotgun sequence, one region includes:
- the LOC110785018 gene encoding uncharacterized protein — MSLSDKILGSLFTNLVRESHRSLSFVTTTKCCGLHGINSILGDRISSINNNGTLEPATAFLERLSAQTQKLKEHLNGNSHFFQDVDLDFNLENLESGIEAALTALRKKEEDLQEAERMVMLEHAELNQAKEELERREKEIAAASSKQEKLEEELRQANMKLISQERHVKDMKFLLKEREQEIAASQSRGLLMNLLGELDEENYSLQKVTSEVFTLREELNLKNSEFEENNNVLEVKEKELVEAKLEIQHLISEQKSLLDILSNN; from the exons ATGAGTCTGAGTGACAAAATTTTAGGATCATTATTTACCAACCT GGTCCGTGAAAGTCACAGGTCATTATCATTTGTAACAACgacaaagtgttgtggtcttcATGGCATCAATTCAATCTTAGGAGATAGGATATCCAGCATCAACAACAATGGGACACTTGAACCTGCAACAGCTTTCCTGGAGCGGTTGTCTGCACAGACACAGAAGTTAAAAGAACACTTGAATGGGAATTCTCATTTTTTTCAAGATGTTGATCTAGACTTTAACCTTGAAAATCTCGAGTCTGGTATTGAGGCTGCTCTAACAGCCTTGAGGAAGAAGGAGGAGGATCTACAAGAAGCAGAAAGAATGGTGATGTTGGAACATGCTGAATTGAATCAAGCAAAGGAGGAATTAGAGCGTCGAGAGAAGGAAATTGCAGCAGCTTCTTCCAAGCAGGAGAAATTGGAGGAGGAGTTAAGACAGGCTAATATGAAGTTGATTTCACAGGAAAGACATGTAAAAGATATGAAATTTCTATTGAAGGAAAGAGAACAGGAGATTGCTGCATCACAGTCC AGGGGTCTATTGATGAATCTACTGGGGGAATTGGATGAGGAGAATTATTCTTTGCAAAAAGTAACCAGTGAAGTGTTTACTCTTCGAGAGGAGCTGAATTTGAAGAACAGTGAATTTGAAGAAAACAACAATGTTCTGGAAGTGAAGGAAAAAGAATTGGTAGAGGCTAAACTTGAAATTCAGCACTTAATATCTGAACAGAAGTCTCTATTAGACATATTAAGCAATAACTGA